Proteins encoded within one genomic window of Halobacteroides halobius DSM 5150:
- a CDS encoding ferredoxin produces MKVEVDKGACISCGLCVNSAGEVFSWDDNEKAKAISGDVPSDLEADVTAAVEGCPTDAIMEK; encoded by the coding sequence ATGAAAGTTGAAGTTGATAAGGGAGCATGTATTAGTTGTGGGCTATGTGTTAATAGCGCAGGAGAAGTATTTAGCTGGGATGATAATGAAAAAGCTAAAGCTATTAGTGGAGATGTTCCTAGTGATTTAGAAGCAGATGTTACAGCAGCTGTAGAAGGCTGTCCTACTGATGCTATTATGGAGAAGTAG
- a CDS encoding YecA family protein: protein MSKVGRNEPCPCGSEQKYKKCCLPQEKTQRLYNNAKQNVINKAINFSEKFRSETRELKKDYRKLMNYGHSRELAQGEAANLTNIILFDYPIKENQTLIKLFAEKYSNQLNRREKRVLKRLIDLNLGVYEVKKIDKEGYHLKDLWENETFIVSKTDTLTEMANEHDILFTRIAKIKNTYQIIGTLGKVVNDLKEQVINIINYLQTAYESTNKTSYWNKFIQEYSLFISLIPSKIQQLKLRQNDDNYDQKIIELVQDHLSLDNITEELISTEESNLHNSLLELKNRFKITLDDNIEPTDKIEKIATEKMKQKLTLPEVNVSLELWRKFKEKSDSIRGNATSWAAGLEYLVNRLVDLNLTQGDVGKRYEVSASTVARTYKKINKQLKIEL from the coding sequence ATGTCTAAAGTAGGTAGAAACGAACCATGTCCTTGTGGAAGTGAACAAAAGTATAAAAAATGTTGCTTGCCTCAAGAAAAAACTCAACGCTTATATAATAATGCTAAACAAAATGTTATTAATAAAGCAATTAATTTTTCTGAAAAATTCCGGTCAGAAACTAGAGAATTAAAAAAAGACTATCGTAAATTAATGAACTATGGTCATAGTAGGGAGTTGGCCCAAGGGGAAGCCGCCAATTTAACTAATATTATTTTATTTGACTATCCAATTAAAGAGAACCAAACATTAATCAAATTATTTGCAGAAAAATATAGTAATCAATTAAACAGAAGAGAAAAAAGAGTCCTTAAACGATTAATAGATTTAAATTTAGGAGTTTACGAAGTAAAAAAAATAGACAAAGAAGGTTATCATTTGAAAGATTTATGGGAAAATGAGACTTTTATAGTATCTAAAACAGATACTCTTACAGAAATGGCTAATGAACATGATATCCTTTTTACTCGTATAGCTAAAATAAAGAATACATATCAAATTATAGGTACTTTAGGAAAAGTAGTCAATGATTTAAAAGAGCAAGTTATAAATATTATTAATTATTTGCAAACTGCTTATGAATCAACAAATAAGACATCATATTGGAATAAATTTATACAAGAGTATAGTTTATTTATCTCCCTTATCCCAAGTAAAATTCAACAATTAAAATTAAGACAAAATGACGATAATTATGATCAAAAAATTATTGAATTGGTACAAGACCACCTTTCATTAGATAATATTACAGAAGAATTAATTTCAACAGAAGAATCAAACTTACATAATTCATTATTAGAATTAAAGAATAGATTTAAAATTACATTAGATGATAATATAGAACCAACAGATAAAATAGAAAAAATAGCTACCGAAAAGATGAAGCAAAAACTAACTCTTCCTGAAGTAAATGTTAGCTTAGAACTATGGCGCAAATTCAAGGAAAAATCTGATTCAATTAGAGGAAACGCAACAAGTTGGGCCGCCGGATTAGAATACCTAGTTAATCGCTTAGTAGATCTTAATTTAACTCAAGGCGATGTAGGAAAGAGATACGAAGTTAGTGCCTCTACTGTAGCTAGAACCTATAAAAAAATCAACAAACAATTAAAGATAGAATTATAA
- the queG gene encoding tRNA epoxyqueuosine(34) reductase QueG, whose product MKLKSKINQYATKLGIDKIGITTTDDFSRLRDFLYKMREKEFLSKFVKKDLELITDPKEVLSNAKSVIVCAISYQVDDVYITESKEKTTKELRGKLSRFAWGQDYHHVLGKKLDKLVQFLQREEENLKAKTFVDTGPTIDRALARRAGIGWQGKNCSIINPEYGSWIFIGGIITNLDLEIDQPIEDQCGDCRKCLDACPTGALKAPYTLDSRKCLGYLTLKRGYIDRDNRKKFGTRLWGCDTCQEVCPSNQEVEIGDHKEFRPQKLAAYPKLPQLLSLTKSEYRDKFGPTPMNWRGKRPIQRNAAIILGNLGDKEAVPYLIEALEDPKPIVRAHAAWALAEIGDGSVVDDLKKVLVKEKEERVKEEVQEAINQF is encoded by the coding sequence ATGAAATTAAAATCTAAAATTAACCAATACGCTACTAAATTAGGAATAGATAAGATAGGGATAACAACTACTGATGATTTTAGTAGACTTAGAGATTTTTTATATAAGATGAGAGAGAAAGAGTTTTTATCTAAATTTGTAAAGAAAGATTTAGAACTGATTACTGATCCTAAAGAAGTACTATCAAATGCTAAATCAGTAATAGTCTGTGCTATTTCTTATCAAGTAGATGATGTTTATATAACTGAAAGTAAAGAAAAAACAACAAAAGAATTAAGGGGGAAGTTATCTAGATTTGCTTGGGGCCAAGACTATCACCATGTATTAGGAAAAAAACTAGATAAGTTAGTTCAATTTTTACAAAGAGAAGAAGAAAATTTAAAAGCTAAAACTTTTGTTGATACTGGGCCAACAATAGATCGTGCTTTAGCTAGGAGAGCTGGAATAGGCTGGCAGGGTAAAAATTGTAGTATTATTAATCCTGAGTATGGCTCTTGGATTTTTATAGGTGGAATTATTACTAATTTAGATTTAGAGATTGATCAACCTATAGAAGATCAATGTGGTGATTGTAGAAAATGCTTAGATGCTTGTCCTACAGGTGCTTTAAAGGCTCCTTATACATTAGATAGTAGAAAGTGCTTAGGCTATCTTACTCTCAAGCGAGGTTATATAGATCGAGATAATCGTAAGAAGTTTGGAACTAGATTATGGGGTTGTGATACGTGCCAAGAAGTCTGTCCTTCTAATCAAGAAGTAGAGATTGGAGATCATAAAGAATTTAGACCTCAAAAATTGGCTGCTTATCCTAAGTTACCACAATTATTAAGTTTAACTAAAAGTGAGTATAGAGATAAATTCGGGCCAACTCCTATGAATTGGAGAGGAAAAAGACCAATTCAACGTAATGCAGCTATTATCTTAGGTAATCTAGGTGATAAGGAAGCTGTTCCCTATTTAATTGAAGCCTTAGAAGATCCAAAACCAATTGTACGTGCTCATGCTGCTTGGGCTTTGGCAGAGATAGGAGATGGTAGCGTAGTAGATGATTTAAAAAAGGTTTTAGTTAAAGAAAAGGAGGAGAGGGTAAAAGAGGAGGTACAAGAAGCTATTAATCAATTTTAA